The following are from one region of the Quercus robur chromosome 1, dhQueRobu3.1, whole genome shotgun sequence genome:
- the LOC126725758 gene encoding protein CNGC15b-like isoform X2, translating to MGHSNSRLNRVQVLEDLEVADLPKASENHVIENFPKIATAFSEKRTSFKDKVLRRVFSEDYEKEKKRILDPRGKTISNWNKIFSLSCLFALFFDPLFLLLPVIDGQGCVANGMTAQVVLTILRSVTDVFYLIQIIVRFHTAYVAPSSRVVGRGELVIDPSKIAMRYLRKGFIIDLMASLPLTQVLLWVVIPNVEGTVVTVRKNAMWFIMIVQYIPRVILTYPLSSKIIDESGIVADTAWTGAGYNLMLYLMASHLSGSWWYLLGIERQEACWRSACNLESACRNEYFDCHTVNDDARTNWFSSTNVTTLCIPNVTGGPSFYQYGIFGDAVNSNVIGSPFFNKYFYCLWWGLRNLSSTGQNLSTSTYMGEVVFTIFVATLGLFLFALLIGNMQRYLQSATLRLEELRIRRTDTEQWMHHRQLPSELKQSVRQYDQSKWLATKGVDEETLLDGLPMDLRREIKRHLCLSLVRRVPLFDQMDETLLDAICERLRPALCTNNMFIVREGDPVNQMMFIIRGHLDSYTTDGGRFGFFNSSRLGSGDFCGEELLTWALDPRPNVILPTSTRTVKAITEVEAFALVAEDLKFVASQFRRLHSKQLRHTLRHYSHQWRTWAACFIQVAWRRHKKLKEMAKNGISESGRPLKETFWSKYAEAFVEKTRSRRFVLESAESVSSTINPLQKPVEVDFD from the exons ATGGGTCACAGTAATTCAAGACTCAATAG AGTTCAAGTTCTAGAAGATCTTGAAGTAGCTGACCTCCCTAAAGCCAGTGAAAATCATGTGATTGAGAACTTCCCCAAGATAGCCACTGCTTTTTCTGAGAAGAGAACAAGTTTTAAAGACAAAGTCCTGAGAAGAGTATTTTCTGAGGACTatgagaaggagaagaaaaggaTACTGGATCCTCGAGGAAAAACCATTAGCAACTGGAACAAGATTTTCTCACTCTCATGCCTATTTGCTTTATTCTTCGATccattgtttttattgttgccTGTAATCGATGGCCAAGGTTGCGTAGCTAATGGAATGACTGCCCAAGTTGTCCTCACCATCCTAAGATCAGTGACTGACGTGTTTTATTTGATTCAGATCATTGTTCGGTTTCATACAGCTTATGTAGCACCCTCTTCTCGTGTTGTTGGAAGAGGTGAGCTTGTGATTGATCCTTCAAAGATTGCAATGAGGTACCTTAGAAAAGGTTTCATTATCGACCTCATGGCTTCCCTGCCACTCACTCAG GTGTTACTTTGGGTAGTTATACCCAATGTTGAGGGTACTGTAGTGACTGTGAGAAAAAATGCCATGTGGTTTATCATGATTGTCCAATATATCCCAAGAGTGATTCTCACCTATCCTCTCTCATCGAAAATtattgatgaaagtggcattGTGGCAGACACAGCATGGACAGGAGCTGGTTATAACCTCATGCTTTACCTAATGGCTAGCCAT CTTTCAGGATCTTGGTGGTACCTTCTAGGAATTGAGCGACAAGAAGCATGTTGGAGAAGTGCGTGCAACCTTGAGTCGGCTTGTCGAAATGAATACTTTGATTGCCATACCGTTAATGACGATGCTAGGACCAATTGGTTCAGCTCGACAAATGTCACAACTCTATGCATTCCAAATGTAACAGGCGGTCCAAGCTTTTACCAGTACGGGATATTTGGGGATGCAGTGAACTCAAATGTTATAGGTTCTCCATTCTTCAACAAGTACTTTTACTGTTTATGGTGGGGCTTAAGGAACCTAAG TTCTACAGGACAAAATCTGAGTACAAGCACTTATATGGGAGAAGTTGTTTTCACCATCTTCGTTGCCACCCTTGGGCTGTTTCTGTTTGCACTGCTCATTGGAAATATGCAA AGATACCTTCAATCAGCAACACTGCGATTAGAAGAATTGAGGATCAGGAGAACTGATACAGAACAATGGATGCATCATAGGCAGCTACCTTCAGAACTAAAGCAGTCTGTTCGACAATATGATCAATCGAAGTGGTTGGCTACTAAAGGTGTCGATGAAGAAACACTTCTTGATGGCCTCCCTATGGATCTCCGGAGAGAGATCAAGCGCCATCTTTGCCTCTCTCTAGTCCGACGA GTCCCATTGTTCGATCAAATGGATGAAACACTGCTAGATGCAATATGTGAGAGGCTTAGACCTGCATTATGCACCAACAACATGTTCATTGTGCGCGAGGGTGACCCTGTCAATCAAATGATGTTCATAATTCGAGGTCACCTTGACTCTTACACCACTGATGGTGGGCGTTTTGGGTTCTTCAACTCATCAAGACTTGGCTCAGGTGACTTCTGTGGTGAGGAGCTACTGACATGGGCTTTGGATCCTCGCCCAAATGTCATACTCCCAACTTCCACACGCACAGTGAAGGCTATAACTGAAGTGGAGGCGTTTGCTCTAGTAGCAGAGGACTTGAAATTTGTTGCATCACAATTCCGAAGGCTACATAGTAAACAACTTAGACACACGCTTAGGCACTACTCACACCAATGGCGAACATGGGCTGCATGTTTTATACAAGTAGCATGGCGTAGGCATAAAAAGCTAAAGGAAATGGCTAAAAATGGAATCAGTGAGAGTGGACGGCCTCTAAAGGAAAC
- the LOC126725758 gene encoding protein CNGC15b-like isoform X3: MGHSNSRLNRVQVLEDLEVADLPKASENHVIENFPKIATAFSEKRTSFKDKVLRRVFSEDYEKEKKRILDPRGKTISNWNKIFSLSCLFALFFDPLFLLLPVIDGQGCVANGMTAQVVLTILRSVTDVFYLIQIIVRFHTAYVAPSSRVVGRGELVIDPSKIAMRYLRKGFIIDLMASLPLTQVLLWVVIPNVEGTVVTVRKNAMWFIMIVQYIPRVILTYPLSSKIIDESGIVADTAWTGAGYNLMLYLMASHLSGSWWYLLGIERQEACWRSACNLESACRNEYFDCHTVNDDARTNWFSSTNVTTLCIPNVTGGPSFYQYGIFGDAVNSNVIGSPFFNKYFYCLWWGLRNLSSTGQNLSTSTYMGEVVFTIFVATLGLFLFALLIGNMQRYLQSATLRLEELRIRRTDTEQWMHHRQLPSELKQSVRQYDQSKWLATKGVDEETLLDGLPMDLRREIKRHLCLSLVRRVPLFDQMDETLLDAICERLRPALCTNNMFIVREGDPVNQMMFIIRGHLDSYTTDGGRFGFFNSSRLGSGDFCGEELLTWALDPRPNVILPTSTRTVKAITEVEAFALVAEDLKFVASQFRRLHSKQLRHTLRHYSHQWRTWAACFIQVAWRRHKKLKEMAKNGISESGRPLKETFWSKYAEALVEKTRSRRFVLESAESVSSTINLLQKPVEVDFD; encoded by the exons ATGGGTCACAGTAATTCAAGACTCAATAG AGTTCAAGTTCTAGAAGATCTTGAAGTAGCTGACCTCCCTAAAGCCAGTGAAAATCATGTGATTGAGAACTTCCCCAAGATAGCCACTGCTTTTTCTGAGAAGAGAACAAGTTTTAAAGACAAAGTCCTGAGAAGAGTATTTTCTGAGGACTatgagaaggagaagaaaaggaTACTGGATCCTCGAGGAAAAACCATTAGCAACTGGAACAAGATTTTCTCACTCTCATGCCTATTTGCTTTATTCTTCGATccattgtttttattgttgccTGTAATCGATGGCCAAGGTTGCGTAGCTAATGGAATGACTGCCCAAGTTGTCCTCACCATCCTAAGATCAGTGACTGACGTGTTTTATTTGATTCAGATCATTGTTCGGTTTCATACAGCTTATGTAGCACCCTCTTCTCGTGTTGTTGGAAGAGGTGAGCTTGTGATTGATCCTTCAAAGATTGCAATGAGGTACCTTAGAAAAGGTTTCATTATCGACCTCATGGCTTCCCTGCCACTCACTCAG GTGTTACTTTGGGTAGTTATACCCAATGTTGAGGGTACTGTAGTGACTGTGAGAAAAAATGCCATGTGGTTTATCATGATTGTCCAATATATCCCAAGAGTGATTCTCACCTATCCTCTCTCATCGAAAATtattgatgaaagtggcattGTGGCAGACACAGCATGGACAGGAGCTGGTTATAACCTCATGCTTTACCTAATGGCTAGCCAT CTTTCAGGATCTTGGTGGTACCTTCTAGGAATTGAGCGACAAGAAGCATGTTGGAGAAGTGCGTGCAACCTTGAGTCGGCTTGTCGAAATGAATACTTTGATTGCCATACCGTTAATGACGATGCTAGGACCAATTGGTTCAGCTCGACAAATGTCACAACTCTATGCATTCCAAATGTAACAGGCGGTCCAAGCTTTTACCAGTACGGGATATTTGGGGATGCAGTGAACTCAAATGTTATAGGTTCTCCATTCTTCAACAAGTACTTTTACTGTTTATGGTGGGGCTTAAGGAACCTAAG TTCTACAGGACAAAATCTGAGTACAAGCACTTATATGGGAGAAGTTGTTTTCACCATCTTCGTTGCCACCCTTGGGCTGTTTCTGTTTGCACTGCTCATTGGAAATATGCAA AGATACCTTCAATCAGCAACACTGCGATTAGAAGAATTGAGGATCAGGAGAACTGATACAGAACAATGGATGCATCATAGGCAGCTACCTTCAGAACTAAAGCAGTCTGTTCGACAATATGATCAATCGAAGTGGTTGGCTACTAAAGGTGTCGATGAAGAAACACTTCTTGATGGCCTCCCTATGGATCTCCGGAGAGAGATCAAGCGCCATCTTTGCCTCTCTCTAGTCCGACGA GTCCCATTGTTCGATCAAATGGATGAAACACTGCTAGATGCAATATGTGAGAGGCTTAGACCTGCATTATGCACCAACAACATGTTCATTGTGCGCGAGGGTGACCCTGTCAATCAAATGATGTTCATAATTCGAGGTCACCTTGACTCTTACACCACTGATGGTGGGCGTTTTGGGTTCTTCAACTCATCAAGACTTGGCTCAGGTGACTTCTGTGGTGAGGAGCTACTGACATGGGCTTTGGATCCTCGCCCAAATGTCATACTCCCAACTTCCACACGCACAGTGAAGGCTATAACTGAAGTGGAGGCGTTTGCTCTAGTAGCAGAGGACTTGAAATTTGTTGCATCACAATTCCGAAGGCTACATAGTAAACAACTTAGACACACGCTTAGGCACTACTCACACCAATGGCGAACATGGGCTGCATGTTTTATACAAGTAGCATGGCGTAGGCATAAAAAGCTAAAGGAAATGGCTAAAAATGGAATCAGTGAGAGTGGACGGCCTCTAAAGGAAACCTTCTGGTCAAAGTATGCAGAAGCATTAGTTGAGAAGACTAGAAGTAGAAGGTTTGTCCTTGAATCAGCAGAATCAGTTTCCAGCACTATCAACTTGCTGCAAAAGCCCGTAGAGGTAGATTTTGATTGA